AAATTGAAGAAAACCGGATTCTGGTGTTGGTCGGCCCTGAGCATAATGAAGGTCTTGCAGAAGGCCATCCACTAGCATTGACCTTGAATCTGCCGGGTGATTCCCCGGCCCGCCTCGCCGAATTGGCCCTGATTTGTGGACACCTGATCTGCGAGCTGGTCGAAGGGGAACTGTTTGGCGTCTGATCCTGAAAGAACCCACGCGGAAGAGACCGCTTCCCTGTCCGGATACACCATCGAACTCAGGCTCAAAAATCAGCTTGTCGTCCTGATCGGGGGAGGCCGTGTCGGCCGGCGCAAACTTCCCGATCTACTTAACTCCGGGGCGGTCGTCAAATTGATTGACCCCCTGGTCCATCCAGATTTACCGCAACACCCCCGCCTTTCACACCATCAACGGACCTATCAAACACGCGACCTTGCCACAGCGCGCCTGGTTTTTGCTGCCACCAACGATGCCGCTACCAATGCCCGTATCGCTGCCGATGCAGCGCAGGCCGGTATTTTCTGCTGCCGCACCGACAGTGCAACTGAATCGGATTTCATCTGCCCGACACACCTGCGACGTCCGCCGCTCAGTTTCTCAATCTCGAGCGGAGGGGAAAGCCCCGCGCTGGTCGCGGTTTTGACGCAACTCCTGAACAACATGGTGCCCGACAGCTGGCAGACCGCCACTAAACTGGCAGGAATTATCCGGCGAAAGGTGTTGACTGAACGGGGTCAGATTCCCTACAATCAGCAGGTTTTACTGAAACTGATCGACCAGGGGTTACTCTCTCTGATCGAGCGGGCTGATAGTGCCGCACTCGACAGGTTGCTTCTCAAACATTTCGGTGCAGGCTTCTCCCTGCAAGACCTGCATTTCCAACTTCCTGAAGGGACGCCATGAGCTCACACATCATCCTCTTCAAAACTGTCATTCTCTGTTACCTGATTGCAACCGTTCTCTATCTACTACATGTCGTCGGGCGCAAGGAGAAACCAGGGCAGTTTGCACGCTGGTTTTTACTGGCCGGAGCGTTGATTCAAATGGTCGGGTTCATCGTTGAGTTTGTCCGGATTGGTCATACGCCGGTCACCGACTTGCATGAATCTTTAGCTTTTTTCGCCTGGTGCCTGGTTGCCATCTTTCTGTTTTTCGACCTGCGCTACCGGCTGTCGGTGATGGGGGCCTTCTCCAGCGTGCTGGCGGTGATCACCATGCTCGGCAGCGGCATCTCCCCCAAGGTTGTCGAACCGTTAAATCCGGCTCTCAACTCCTGGTGGTTCCCGGTCCATGTCACCTTCGCCTTCCTGGGCAATGCCGCCTTCGCTCTCGCCTTTGGTGCGGGAATCATGTACCTGCTGCAGGATCGCATGCTCAAAAGCAAACGCTTCTCGACGCTCTACTATCGATTGCCTTCCCTCGACACCCTCGACAACATTAACTACCGTGCGCTCTCCTACGGCTTCCCCCTGATGACGCTTGGAATTATCTCGGGCGCCGCCTGGGCAGAATCGGTCTGGGGGACTTATTGGAGTTGGGACCCCAAACAGACCTGGGCGCTAATGACCTGGTTTGTCTATGCCGCGCTATTGCACGGGCGCCTCAGTATCGGCTGGCGCGGACGACGTGCAGCAATCTTTGCCATCATCGGATTTGCCTGCCTGGTCTTCACCTTTTTGGGGGTTAACCTCCTCCTCAACGGCA
Above is a genomic segment from Geopsychrobacter electrodiphilus DSM 16401 containing:
- a CDS encoding precorrin-2 dehydrogenase/sirohydrochlorin ferrochelatase family protein, producing the protein MASDPERTHAEETASLSGYTIELRLKNQLVVLIGGGRVGRRKLPDLLNSGAVVKLIDPLVHPDLPQHPRLSHHQRTYQTRDLATARLVFAATNDAATNARIAADAAQAGIFCCRTDSATESDFICPTHLRRPPLSFSISSGGESPALVAVLTQLLNNMVPDSWQTATKLAGIIRRKVLTERGQIPYNQQVLLKLIDQGLLSLIERADSAALDRLLLKHFGAGFSLQDLHFQLPEGTP
- the ccsB gene encoding c-type cytochrome biogenesis protein CcsB: MSSHIILFKTVILCYLIATVLYLLHVVGRKEKPGQFARWFLLAGALIQMVGFIVEFVRIGHTPVTDLHESLAFFAWCLVAIFLFFDLRYRLSVMGAFSSVLAVITMLGSGISPKVVEPLNPALNSWWFPVHVTFAFLGNAAFALAFGAGIMYLLQDRMLKSKRFSTLYYRLPSLDTLDNINYRALSYGFPLMTLGIISGAAWAESVWGTYWSWDPKQTWALMTWFVYAALLHGRLSIGWRGRRAAIFAIIGFACLVFTFLGVNLLLNGMHTFDALMGKP